One segment of Stappia sp. 28M-7 DNA contains the following:
- a CDS encoding MFS transporter, translated as MAPAPGPSWGQLAAYAGPALPLAALTLPLYVILPSYYAGAIGLPLAQVGFILLIVRLADAISDPLVGLAADRFHPPLGRRRGWLALAALPAALAAFMILTPPADAGWAYLLGWGLALSLGYTAAIIPYTAWGAELADDYHGRSRVAGAREGMVLVGTLVAISVPALVEASGAGSQGDALAVLAWLVALSLPLAVVVAIRALPEPAEAARALPGLRQGLAHLAANRPFVRLLIAFVVNGFANGLPATLFLFFVARVLEAPQMQGPFLFLYFFCGIAGVPLWIAVSRRLGKHRSWSFAMLGACAIFALVPLLGPGDLLGFAAICVLTGLALGADLALPSAIQADVIDVDRLATGSRRSGLYFALWGLATKLSLALAVGLAFPLLDLAGFVAEGTGDSGLGMLVALYALVPVALKLVAIALMWNFPLDAGAHADLARSLAAREAAPNPPG; from the coding sequence ATGGCGCCAGCGCCGGGCCCGTCATGGGGGCAACTTGCGGCCTATGCGGGACCGGCGCTGCCGCTGGCAGCGCTCACCCTGCCGCTCTACGTCATCCTGCCCAGCTACTATGCCGGTGCCATCGGCCTGCCCTTGGCGCAGGTCGGTTTCATCCTGCTGATCGTGCGGCTCGCGGATGCGATCTCCGATCCTCTCGTGGGGCTTGCCGCTGACCGCTTCCACCCGCCGCTCGGCCGGCGGCGCGGCTGGCTGGCGCTCGCCGCCCTTCCCGCCGCGCTCGCGGCCTTCATGATCCTGACGCCGCCGGCCGACGCCGGCTGGGCCTATCTGCTGGGCTGGGGCCTTGCGCTCTCGCTCGGCTATACGGCGGCGATCATCCCCTACACCGCCTGGGGGGCGGAGCTTGCCGACGACTATCACGGCCGCAGCCGCGTCGCCGGCGCGCGCGAGGGGATGGTGCTGGTCGGAACGCTGGTCGCGATCTCGGTGCCGGCGCTGGTGGAGGCGAGCGGGGCCGGCAGCCAGGGCGATGCGCTTGCCGTGCTGGCCTGGCTCGTCGCGCTGTCGCTTCCCCTGGCGGTCGTTGTGGCGATCCGCGCCCTGCCGGAGCCGGCGGAGGCGGCCCGAGCCCTGCCCGGCCTGCGTCAGGGCCTTGCCCATCTGGCCGCCAACCGGCCCTTCGTGCGCCTGCTCATTGCCTTCGTCGTCAACGGCTTTGCCAACGGGTTGCCGGCCACCCTCTTCCTGTTCTTCGTGGCGCGGGTGCTGGAAGCCCCGCAGATGCAGGGGCCGTTCCTGTTTCTCTATTTTTTCTGCGGCATTGCCGGGGTGCCGCTGTGGATCGCCGTCTCGAGGCGGCTCGGCAAGCATCGCAGCTGGTCTTTCGCCATGCTGGGGGCCTGCGCGATCTTCGCCCTGGTGCCGCTGCTCGGCCCGGGCGACCTTCTCGGTTTCGCGGCGATCTGCGTCCTCACCGGCCTTGCCCTCGGCGCCGATCTCGCCCTCCCTTCCGCGATCCAGGCGGACGTGATCGACGTCGACCGCCTTGCGACCGGCAGCCGCCGGTCCGGGCTCTATTTCGCGCTGTGGGGGCTTGCTACGAAACTGTCGCTGGCGCTTGCCGTGGGCCTTGCCTTTCCGCTGCTGGACCTTGCCGGCTTTGTCGCGGAAGGCACCGGAGACAGCGGCCTCGGCATGCTGGTGGCGCTCTATGCACTCGTGCCCGTCGCCCTCAAGCTCGTTGCCATCGCCTTGATGTGGAACTTCCCGCTCGATGCGGGCGCGCATGCGGATCTTGCCCGCTCCCTCGCCGCGCGGGAGGCCGCGCCAAACCCGCCGGGATGA
- a CDS encoding cyclopropane-fatty-acyl-phospholipid synthase family protein has product MSTAIVLTPENARQALAGLPRLARLGLRIALNLKAGSLSIETPEGKRFLIRGELPGPEAEVRIHSWRFIRRLLSGSDIGVGESYMVGEWTSSDVTTFLELFCRNRDATADMLRGSPIFRMMVRFRHWLNRNTRSGSRRNISAHYDLGNAFYREWLDPTMTYSSALYDGGVNDLEQAQKRKYRALAEESGITPDHHVLEIGCGWGGFAEFVASEIGAKVTGLTISREQFDFASKRIQDAGLADRVTLKLQDYRDERQQYDRVASIEMFEAVGEEYWSTYFQTVSNCLKPGGRAGLQIITIQDKLFHDYRRTPDFIQRHVFPGGMLPPPGELEALGDRSGLKLAAQRIFGHDYARTLEEWRQRFWDAWPRIRPLGFDDRFKRLWEFYFHYCEAGFRSGNIDVRQMIYEKAH; this is encoded by the coding sequence ATGTCGACTGCGATCGTTCTCACACCTGAAAATGCCCGCCAGGCCCTGGCCGGACTTCCCCGGCTCGCACGCCTTGGCCTTCGCATCGCCCTCAACCTCAAGGCCGGATCCCTGAGCATTGAGACCCCTGAGGGCAAGCGCTTCCTGATCCGTGGCGAGTTGCCCGGACCGGAGGCCGAGGTACGCATCCATTCCTGGCGCTTCATCCGCCGCCTGCTCAGCGGGTCGGATATCGGCGTCGGCGAAAGCTACATGGTCGGCGAGTGGACCAGTTCCGACGTCACCACGTTCCTGGAGCTGTTCTGCCGCAACCGCGATGCCACCGCCGACATGCTGCGCGGTAGCCCGATCTTCCGCATGATGGTGCGTTTCCGCCATTGGCTGAACCGCAACACCCGCTCCGGCTCGCGGCGCAACATCTCGGCCCACTACGATCTCGGCAATGCCTTCTACCGGGAGTGGCTCGATCCCACGATGACCTATTCCTCGGCGCTCTACGACGGCGGCGTCAACGACCTGGAACAGGCGCAAAAGCGCAAGTACCGGGCGCTGGCGGAGGAAAGCGGCATCACGCCCGATCACCATGTGCTGGAGATCGGCTGCGGCTGGGGCGGCTTTGCCGAATTCGTCGCGAGCGAGATCGGCGCCAAGGTCACCGGCCTCACCATCTCGCGCGAGCAGTTCGACTTCGCCTCCAAGCGCATCCAGGATGCCGGCCTTGCCGACCGGGTGACACTCAAGCTGCAGGACTATCGCGACGAGCGCCAGCAGTACGACCGCGTCGCCTCCATCGAGATGTTCGAGGCGGTCGGCGAGGAGTACTGGAGCACCTACTTCCAGACCGTGTCGAACTGCCTGAAGCCCGGCGGGCGCGCCGGCCTGCAGATCATCACCATCCAGGACAAGCTGTTCCACGACTACCGCCGTACGCCGGACTTCATCCAGCGCCACGTCTTTCCGGGCGGCATGCTGCCGCCGCCGGGCGAGCTGGAAGCGCTCGGCGACCGCAGCGGGCTGAAGCTCGCCGCCCAGCGCATCTTCGGTCACGACTATGCCCGCACGCTGGAGGAGTGGCGCCAGCGCTTCTGGGACGCCTGGCCGCGCATCCGCCCGCTCGGCTTCGACGACCGGTTCAAGCGGCTGTGGGAGTTCTACTTCCACTACTGCGAGGCCGGCTTCCGCTCGGGCAATATCGACGTGCGCCAGATGATCTACGAAAAGGCGCACTGA
- a CDS encoding DUF1365 domain-containing protein, which yields MTTRPMATTQDANGPPPEAAAVLYPGKVMHARLKPFGHRFDYSVFSLLVDLDRLDEADRQSRLFSVGRFNLASFHEADHGPRDGSPLRAHVETLLAARGIDEPPARILLLCYPRILGYVFNPLSVYFAYDAAGELLALVYEVRNTFGDIHTYVEPVRESQRGPEGIRQSRAKAFYVSPFIDMAQTYAFRVLPPGKAVRIRILESDATGPLLSAAFAGTAVPASSGALLSLCLKIPFMTLKVVGGIHWEALRLWLKGAPFHSPSQRPGTIRRHNAYTGS from the coding sequence ATGACCACGCGCCCCATGGCGACGACCCAGGACGCCAACGGCCCGCCGCCGGAGGCTGCCGCCGTGCTCTATCCGGGCAAGGTCATGCATGCCCGGCTGAAGCCCTTCGGCCACCGCTTCGACTATTCGGTCTTCTCGCTGCTCGTCGATCTCGACCGGCTGGACGAGGCTGACCGGCAGTCGCGCCTGTTCTCCGTCGGCCGCTTCAACCTCGCCTCCTTCCACGAGGCCGATCACGGGCCGCGCGACGGCTCCCCCTTGCGCGCCCATGTCGAGACGCTGCTGGCCGCGCGCGGGATCGACGAGCCGCCGGCGCGGATCCTGCTTTTGTGCTATCCGCGCATCCTCGGCTACGTGTTCAATCCGCTGTCGGTCTATTTCGCCTATGACGCAGCCGGCGAGCTTCTCGCCCTCGTCTACGAGGTGCGCAACACGTTCGGCGACATTCACACCTATGTCGAGCCGGTGCGCGAGAGCCAGCGGGGGCCGGAGGGCATCCGCCAGTCCCGCGCCAAGGCCTTCTACGTTTCTCCCTTCATCGACATGGCACAGACCTATGCGTTCCGCGTGCTGCCGCCGGGCAAGGCGGTGCGCATCCGCATCCTGGAAAGTGACGCAACGGGGCCTCTTCTGTCCGCCGCCTTCGCGGGCACGGCGGTACCGGCGAGCAGCGGGGCGCTTCTCTCGCTCTGCTTGAAAATCCCGTTCATGACACTCAAAGTGGTGGGCGGAATCCACTGGGAGGCGCTCCGTTTGTGGCTGAAGGGCGCGCCTTTTCATTCGCCGTCTCAACGTCCGGGAACCATTCGACGCCACAACGCATATACGGGTAGCTGA